In Oryza brachyantha chromosome 1, ObraRS2, whole genome shotgun sequence, the following are encoded in one genomic region:
- the LOC102721324 gene encoding transcription factor RAX2-like, with the protein MGRTPCCDREAVKRGPWSPEEDAALRDYIQRHGTGGNWISLPAKAGLRRCGKSCRLRWLNYLRPDIRHGGFTDEEDAVIVSLYAKLGSKWSTIAAQLERRTDNDVKNHWNTKLKRRLATAAAVVSAPRLLPLPAAAPSPLPPSVPAAHPSSSSSSLLLLPLAMPTVKTETYTCGDFLRVPPTAAAALHDPFAGCADAATDGSTSASAASSASNWSADTGVVVGGGGAGLFPDFCMSSDLTAGAATAEDDHFLGGYYYPLDPSLSLVE; encoded by the exons ATGGGGAGGACGCCGTGCTGCGACAGGGAGGCGGTGAAGAGGGGGCCCTggtcgccggaggaggacgCCGCGCTGCGCGACTACATCCAGCGCCACGGCACCGGCGGCAACTGGATCTCCCTCCCCGCCAAGGCCG GGCTGAGGAGGTGCGGCAAGAGCTGCCGGCTGCGGTGGCTCAACTACCTCCGCCCCGACATCCGCCACGGCGGCTTcaccgacgaggaggacgccgTCATCGTCTCCCTCTACGCCAAGCTCGGCAGCAA GTGGTCGACGATCGCGGCGCAGCTGGAGAGGAGGACGGACAACGACGTCAAGAACCACTGGAACACCAAGCTCAAGAggcgcctcgccaccgccgccgccgtagtctccgcgccgcgcctACTGCCTctccccgccgcggcgccgtctCCACTGCCGCCGTCCGTCCCCGCCGCGcacccgtcgtcgtcgtcgtcgtcgctgctgctcctcccgcTCGCCATGCCGACTGTCAAGACCGAGACGTACACCTGCGGCGACTTCCTACGGGtgccgccgaccgccgccgcggcgctccaCGACCCTTTCGCCGGGTGCGCTGACGCCGCAACCGACGGCTCGACGTCGGCTTCCGCCGCCTCGTCAGCCTCCAACTGGTCGGCGGAcaccggcgtcgtcgtcggcggcgggggtgcCGGCCTGTTCCCGGACTTCTGCATGAGCTCCGacctcaccgccggcgccgccacggcggAGGACGACCACTTCCTCGGCGGCTACTACTACCCTCTCGATCCGAGCTTGTCACTAGTAGAGTAA